In Paenibacillus sp. FSL M7-0420, a single genomic region encodes these proteins:
- a CDS encoding glycoside hydrolase family 9 protein: MSQSKRKTGCIASLSLMLAFTIGSGTAVRPSVTEAATAGFNYAEALQKSIYFYEAQRSGELPADNRVEWRGDSGLQDGADVGHDLTGGWYDAGDHVKFGFPMAYTATMLAWSVYEYKDGYVQSGQLDEILDNIRWATDYFVKAHTAPNELWGQVGNGTADHNWWGPAEVMPMARPAYKIDAAHPGSDLAGETAAALASASIIFRDSDPAYADKLLLHAKQLYNFADTYRGAYSDTITDAKQYYNSWSSYADELSWGGVWLYLATGEQTYLDKAVAASDLWGTNQAGDWGYQWTQSWDDKHYGAQLLLSRITEDPKFIQSTERNMQFWTTGVNGTSDRVAYTPGGLAHLDQWGALRYAANHAFLAFVYADWVTDPVKKNTAQAFAERQINYMLGDNPRNSSYVIGFGANAPEHPHHRTSHGSWSDSQTTPANHRHVLYGALVGGPSKTDAYTDAISDYVSNEVATDYNSAFTGSLARMMMLHGQGQSPLANFPPAETREDEMFTETSVNASGSNFVEIRAVLNNRSAWPARSSSQLSFNYYLDISEAVAAGYGPGDITVKAGGYNQGATVSQLLPYDAANHIYYTKVDFSGTPIYPGGQSAYRKEVQFRIAGPLNTTFWDNSNDFSFKGVAANASAATKNPYIPVYDAGVKVYGELPSGGGTPGEPQVPARPSGLQAVAGNASVALSWNAVSGATKYTVKRSLVSGGPYTTVGTATAAVYNDSGLTNGVDYYYVVTATNSVGESTASAQVTAKPREITVPAGALHVQYRTNDTSPGDSQIRSQFRIVNTGTEAIPLSGLKLRYYYTVDGDKPQEFHCDYAQVGSGNVSGTFGKLSTPVTLADSYLEISFAAGAGSLAPGADSGEIQVRFNKSDWTAYNESNDYSYGGTQATFADWNKVTLYRAGTLVWGLEP, encoded by the coding sequence ATGAGTCAAAGTAAACGGAAGACCGGCTGTATCGCTTCACTAAGCCTGATGTTAGCCTTCACCATTGGTTCAGGGACGGCTGTCCGCCCGTCTGTCACCGAAGCGGCAACCGCCGGATTTAATTATGCAGAGGCACTGCAGAAATCGATCTATTTCTACGAGGCCCAGCGTTCGGGTGAGCTGCCGGCGGACAACCGCGTGGAATGGAGAGGCGACTCGGGGTTGCAGGATGGTGCCGATGTCGGCCATGACCTGACGGGTGGCTGGTATGACGCAGGGGATCATGTCAAATTCGGATTTCCGATGGCGTACACCGCGACTATGCTGGCATGGTCGGTCTATGAATACAAGGATGGTTATGTGCAGTCCGGGCAGCTGGATGAGATTCTGGACAATATCCGCTGGGCCACAGACTATTTTGTGAAAGCGCATACTGCACCGAATGAGCTGTGGGGCCAGGTGGGTAACGGTACGGCGGACCATAACTGGTGGGGACCGGCGGAGGTCATGCCTATGGCGCGCCCGGCCTACAAGATTGATGCTGCACATCCCGGCTCGGATCTGGCTGGTGAGACTGCCGCCGCCCTTGCCTCGGCTTCCATTATTTTCAGGGATTCAGATCCCGCTTATGCGGACAAGCTCCTGCTGCATGCCAAGCAATTATACAATTTTGCCGATACGTACCGGGGAGCTTACTCCGATACTATCACTGACGCCAAGCAGTATTACAATTCATGGAGCAGCTATGCCGATGAATTAAGCTGGGGCGGTGTCTGGCTATACCTGGCGACCGGTGAGCAGACCTATCTCGATAAGGCGGTTGCCGCCAGTGATCTGTGGGGCACCAACCAGGCCGGTGACTGGGGCTACCAATGGACCCAATCCTGGGATGACAAGCATTATGGTGCGCAGCTCCTGCTGTCCCGCATCACCGAGGACCCCAAGTTCATCCAGTCCACGGAACGCAATATGCAGTTCTGGACGACCGGGGTGAACGGCACCTCTGACCGGGTAGCGTATACTCCAGGCGGGCTGGCCCATCTGGATCAATGGGGGGCGCTGCGGTATGCAGCCAACCATGCTTTTCTGGCTTTTGTCTATGCAGACTGGGTTACTGATCCGGTGAAAAAAAATACCGCCCAGGCCTTCGCAGAGCGCCAGATTAACTATATGCTGGGCGATAATCCGCGTAATAGCAGCTATGTCATAGGCTTCGGCGCGAATGCACCTGAGCATCCTCACCACCGTACCTCACACGGCTCCTGGAGCGACAGCCAGACCACTCCGGCCAACCACCGGCATGTGCTCTACGGCGCACTCGTTGGCGGACCTTCCAAGACCGATGCTTACACCGATGCGATCAGCGATTATGTCTCAAATGAAGTTGCAACCGATTACAATTCAGCCTTTACCGGCTCTCTGGCCCGGATGATGATGCTCCACGGGCAGGGGCAGAGCCCGCTTGCGAACTTCCCGCCGGCCGAAACGCGTGAGGATGAGATGTTCACGGAGACTTCTGTGAATGCCAGCGGCAGCAATTTTGTGGAGATCCGCGCGGTTCTCAATAACCGTTCGGCATGGCCTGCCCGCTCCAGCAGCCAGCTGTCCTTCAACTACTATCTGGACATCAGTGAGGCTGTTGCCGCAGGATATGGCCCCGGCGATATCACCGTCAAGGCAGGCGGCTATAACCAGGGAGCCACCGTCTCGCAGCTGCTGCCTTACGATGCAGCGAACCATATCTACTATACCAAAGTAGATTTCTCCGGCACCCCGATCTATCCGGGCGGACAGTCTGCTTACCGCAAGGAAGTACAGTTCCGGATTGCCGGACCGCTGAATACTACCTTCTGGGACAACAGCAATGACTTCTCCTTCAAGGGAGTGGCCGCGAATGCTTCAGCGGCAACGAAGAACCCTTATATCCCGGTATACGATGCAGGTGTCAAAGTGTACGGAGAGCTGCCTTCCGGCGGCGGGACCCCAGGTGAACCGCAGGTTCCGGCCCGTCCGTCCGGCCTTCAGGCTGTAGCCGGTAATGCCAGCGTAGCCTTGAGCTGGAACGCAGTCAGCGGTGCAACCAAGTATACAGTCAAGCGCTCTCTGGTAAGCGGCGGACCGTACACTACAGTGGGTACGGCAACCGCAGCGGTCTACAATGACAGCGGGCTGACCAATGGTGTGGACTATTATTATGTGGTGACTGCAACGAACAGTGTAGGCGAGAGTACAGCGTCTGCCCAGGTGACTGCCAAGCCGCGCGAGATTACTGTGCCTGCCGGCGCTCTGCATGTGCAGTACCGCACCAATGACACGAGCCCCGGGGATTCCCAGATCCGCAGCCAGTTCCGGATTGTCAATACGGGAACCGAGGCCATTCCGCTCAGCGGTCTGAAGCTGCGCTATTATTACACCGTGGACGGGGACAAGCCGCAGGAATTCCACTGTGATTATGCCCAGGTCGGCAGCGGCAACGTGAGCGGAACCTTCGGGAAGCTTAGTACACCTGTTACCCTGGCCGACTCTTATCTGGAGATTTCTTTTGCGGCAGGAGCAGGCAGCCTGGCTCCGGGGGCAGACAGCGGGGAGATTCAAGTACGCTTCAACAAGTCCGATTGGACAGCCTACAATGAGAGCAACGACTATTCCTATGGGGGTACTCAAGCGACCTTCGCGGATTGGAACAAAGTCACGCTGTACCGTGCAGGAACGCTTGTCTGGGGCCTCGAACCCTAA
- a CDS encoding replication-associated recombination protein A yields MDLFSQGEDNGSGRLLADRMRPGNLDEYIGQEHIVGKGKLLRRAIEADQVSSILLYGPPGCGKTTLAHIISHHTQGEFVRLNAVEASVKDVREVIERAQSNKALYGSKTILFLDEVHRFNSSRQDALLPAVEKGTITFIGATTENPFHYVNGALMSRSTLFQLESLTSGHSLIAMKRALADDQRGLGFMDLKADEDALLHIAAMANGDIRRALNALELAAMTTAPERDGSVHITLAVAEESIRRPIVKADESTQYDVLSAFHKSIRGSSDAALFWFLYAVEKLGMDPMTFIRRLIAASSEDIGLANPQAMVQAVSALDAYRNNGWPEAKLNIAQAILFAVESPKSDGVVTAIANVMNSLEDLKSAEVPLHLRDTHYKGAAQLGHEGYQYPHHFPGHYVKQDYLPKAISRKVFYQATEQGNEAKIRHNQQLRRGQ; encoded by the coding sequence ATGGATTTATTCTCGCAGGGTGAAGACAACGGGAGCGGACGGCTGCTGGCAGACCGGATGCGGCCCGGCAATCTGGATGAATATATCGGACAGGAGCATATTGTAGGCAAGGGCAAGCTGCTGCGCAGAGCGATTGAAGCGGACCAGGTCTCTTCCATCCTGCTGTACGGGCCTCCGGGCTGCGGCAAAACCACTCTGGCCCATATCATATCGCATCACACCCAAGGTGAATTCGTGCGGCTGAATGCGGTGGAGGCTTCGGTGAAGGATGTGCGGGAGGTCATTGAACGCGCACAGAGCAATAAGGCGCTGTACGGCTCGAAGACGATTCTGTTCCTGGATGAGGTACACCGCTTCAACAGCTCCCGCCAGGATGCGCTGCTGCCGGCCGTGGAGAAGGGGACGATCACCTTCATCGGTGCGACAACAGAGAATCCGTTCCATTATGTGAACGGGGCCTTGATGAGCCGCTCGACCTTGTTCCAGCTGGAGTCCCTGACCAGCGGGCATAGCCTGATCGCGATGAAGCGGGCGCTTGCTGACGATCAGCGGGGCCTCGGCTTTATGGACCTGAAGGCAGACGAAGACGCGCTGCTGCATATCGCCGCGATGGCGAACGGCGATATCCGCCGGGCCTTGAATGCTCTGGAGCTGGCGGCGATGACTACGGCGCCGGAGCGTGACGGCAGCGTGCACATTACGCTTGCGGTGGCGGAGGAGTCGATCCGCCGCCCGATTGTCAAAGCGGACGAGTCGACGCAGTACGATGTGCTGTCCGCTTTTCACAAAAGCATCCGCGGCTCCAGCGACGCCGCCCTGTTCTGGTTCCTCTACGCGGTGGAGAAGCTGGGGATGGACCCGATGACCTTCATCCGCCGATTGATCGCGGCCAGCAGTGAGGATATTGGCCTGGCCAACCCGCAGGCGATGGTCCAGGCGGTTAGCGCGCTGGATGCCTACCGCAATAACGGCTGGCCGGAGGCGAAGCTGAATATCGCGCAGGCGATTCTGTTCGCTGTAGAGAGCCCAAAATCAGACGGGGTAGTGACCGCTATCGCCAACGTCATGAACAGTCTGGAGGATCTGAAGTCGGCCGAGGTGCCGCTGCATTTGCGGGATACACACTATAAAGGTGCGGCCCAGCTGGGCCATGAGGGCTACCAGTACCCGCATCATTTCCCCGGCCATTATGTGAAGCAGGACTATCTGCCGAAGGCAATCTCCCGCAAGGTCTTCTATCAGGCCACCGAGCAGGGCAACGAGGCGAAGATCCGCCATAACCAGCAGCTGCGGCGCGGGCAATAG
- a CDS encoding CD3324 family protein, which produces MSYVNGKDVLPPGLLEELQGYIQGELLYIPKKAEERVKWGENSGSRQEIAARNEEIFCSHSSGCSVNELQKRYHLSEESIRKIISKMRQTRLAMNR; this is translated from the coding sequence GTGAGTTACGTCAATGGAAAGGATGTGCTCCCCCCGGGGCTGCTCGAAGAGCTGCAAGGTTACATACAGGGTGAGCTGTTATACATCCCGAAGAAAGCGGAAGAACGGGTAAAATGGGGCGAGAACAGCGGCTCCCGGCAAGAGATTGCTGCCCGCAACGAAGAGATCTTCTGTAGTCACAGCAGCGGCTGCTCGGTGAACGAGCTGCAGAAGAGATATCACTTATCCGAAGAAAGCATCCGCAAGATCATTTCAAAAATGCGGCAAACGCGGCTGGCGATGAACCGCTAG
- a CDS encoding methyl-accepting chemotaxis protein, which translates to MPTPKKPLKRLFRITKLRTELMLLIITAIVLPSLALVAISTQTSESALRSKMEDTTRSSIHLLDKTLSQLILLESAGVNELAYQMSSAALTNNPAQLRKLIDNFKLEHPEVDIVAIGNEDGKYMFAPDSKPENYDPRIRDWYIDALKTPETTSVIDPIFSKVTNSYILPVSKAFPDGKGAVTISISMKELMELAKNVSLGDSGYVFILDGNNKVIYHPAMEVASEATGAMTAGTQQGPAGKISYKDAAADTQMDGYYITNELTGFTLAGVLPESEYTKAVYPILYKSAIVLVVALLLAAVITFLIIRRITGPVERLNRSAKRVSEGYLDEFVQTSRRDEIGQLAGNYNEMVSSLRTMVQEVAETSGQLAAASEQLTASTAENSKAVEYVTELVEESTRGVETQAYASAEVAITMEEMSTGIQKIASASEAIVSAAILTETDVATGSSRMQEVGEQMKTIRESVQQSGTLIAELNGLSARVAETSTAISAIAKQTNLLSLNAGIEAARAGEHGRGFAVVAGEVRKLSEATNSSAGQIQETISEMVGLIASAYDVMKHKVAEDVEQGMALTLEASEAFQQIEQSTRQVGEQIHEVSAITEQMSASSSEVAASVQEMATIARAALDSFQSVTAATEEQLASMEEITSSAAALSGMAADMQGQVERFQFDAKNKA; encoded by the coding sequence ATGCCAACACCCAAAAAACCCCTAAAGCGCCTATTCCGTATCACGAAGCTCAGAACTGAACTGATGCTGCTTATCATTACAGCCATTGTACTGCCCTCGCTGGCTCTGGTGGCCATATCGACACAAACCTCAGAATCGGCTCTGCGCTCCAAAATGGAAGACACGACACGCTCCAGCATCCACCTCCTGGATAAAACACTGTCGCAGCTGATTCTGCTGGAGAGCGCCGGGGTGAATGAGCTGGCGTACCAGATGAGCAGTGCTGCACTTACGAATAATCCTGCACAGCTGCGCAAGCTGATCGACAACTTCAAGCTGGAGCATCCTGAGGTAGATATCGTGGCGATAGGCAACGAGGACGGGAAATACATGTTCGCACCGGATTCCAAGCCGGAGAATTATGATCCCCGCATACGCGACTGGTACATAGATGCACTTAAGACCCCGGAGACAACATCGGTGATCGATCCCATTTTCTCAAAAGTAACGAACAGCTACATTCTGCCGGTCTCCAAGGCTTTTCCGGACGGCAAGGGGGCTGTTACGATCAGCATCAGCATGAAGGAGCTTATGGAGCTGGCGAAGAATGTCAGTCTGGGCGATAGCGGATATGTCTTCATCCTGGACGGCAATAACAAGGTGATCTACCACCCTGCCATGGAGGTTGCTTCGGAAGCCACTGGCGCAATGACAGCAGGAACCCAGCAAGGCCCGGCGGGTAAAATCTCCTACAAGGACGCTGCAGCCGATACGCAAATGGACGGATACTACATTACCAATGAGCTGACCGGCTTCACCTTGGCCGGAGTGCTTCCAGAGAGTGAATATACGAAGGCGGTCTACCCGATTCTGTACAAATCGGCTATCGTTCTCGTGGTTGCGCTGCTGCTTGCTGCAGTAATTACCTTCCTGATTATCCGCCGGATAACCGGGCCGGTAGAACGCCTGAACCGTTCGGCCAAGCGGGTAAGCGAAGGGTATCTGGATGAATTCGTCCAGACCAGCCGCAGGGACGAGATCGGTCAGCTTGCCGGCAATTATAATGAAATGGTCTCTTCACTGCGCACCATGGTGCAGGAGGTTGCCGAGACCTCCGGCCAGCTCGCCGCTGCCAGTGAACAGCTCACAGCCAGCACGGCCGAGAACAGCAAGGCAGTCGAGTATGTTACGGAGCTGGTGGAGGAATCCACCCGGGGCGTGGAGACCCAGGCTTATGCTTCCGCCGAAGTCGCTATAACGATGGAGGAGATGTCCACCGGCATCCAGAAAATCGCTTCCGCTTCAGAGGCAATTGTGAGCGCCGCTATCCTTACGGAAACGGATGTCGCAACCGGCAGCTCCAGAATGCAGGAGGTGGGGGAACAGATGAAAACGATCCGCGAATCAGTGCAGCAGTCCGGCACCCTGATCGCTGAGCTTAACGGCTTAAGCGCCAGAGTGGCTGAGACCAGCACGGCGATCTCCGCCATTGCCAAGCAGACCAATCTCCTGTCGCTGAATGCCGGCATCGAGGCGGCCCGTGCCGGAGAACACGGCCGGGGCTTCGCCGTAGTGGCGGGTGAAGTGCGCAAGCTCTCGGAGGCCACGAATAGCAGTGCCGGGCAGATTCAGGAGACCATCTCCGAGATGGTGGGCCTGATCGCCAGCGCGTATGATGTGATGAAGCACAAGGTGGCAGAGGATGTGGAGCAGGGCATGGCGCTTACCCTGGAGGCAAGCGAAGCCTTCCAGCAGATCGAACAGTCCACCCGGCAGGTCGGCGAGCAGATCCATGAGGTGTCGGCCATTACGGAGCAAATGTCGGCCAGCAGCTCCGAAGTAGCCGCCTCCGTCCAGGAGATGGCCACCATAGCCCGGGCGGCGCTCGACTCCTTCCAGAGCGTAACCGCAGCTACCGAGGAGCAGCTTGCTTCGATGGAGGAGATCACCTCCTCCGCTGCGGCACTCTCCGGCATGGCTGCGGATATGCAGGGACAGGTGGAGCGCTTCCAGTTCGATGCGAAGAATAAGGCTTAA
- a CDS encoding HelD family protein, translated as MEDNFQSAYQEEEDRLNHVLTEIDSTLERLRSTPVYTGHDYTEQVLEDSREQKRKDLAKLRQEPYFGRLDFQGNDEQDRKALYIGKIGVDREQVSDRPLVIDWRAPVASLFYSFTGGTEAASYEAPEGLIEGLVYLKRNVVIRKQILERVADTYNRDSDAPAVSDEFLVYRLGENKDNRLRDIVSTIQEEQDKIIRAAKNTALIIQGVAGSGKTTVALHRLAFLLYQYKEQVSAEKMIIFAPNRMFLDYISDVLPELGVGNIAQSTFPDWAAEVLGVDLPEQDASEVMSRWFETAGAMPVISEETPGRFKGSTVLMSVIESSVKLLETSAVPEGDFSPWDGAVLSRQVILRWHNEEYAPYPPAKRKERVMARLHRWIEMELKKSPSAAALKERKKKGAAREKAYSAKWPKYEPLAVYKQIFRAAKAPEDWPAAAPEEIPPSVLKETVKELKKGILREEDLPPLLYIHYLLNGNEGTERFDHIVIDEAQDFSPFQIAVLDLYVKGHSFTILGDLSQGIHAYKGVHAWREMQTLFAEEHTAYHALTRSYRSTMEIIEFANGILSTGVGSELLAVPVFRSGNPVRLISYEEDVLPGMAASAPADQRLSAVKSALAQLSGREYRTVAVLTRSLREASVLYAELDGQFEDLHLIDGSITEYRGGLSILPVYLSKGLEFDAVILADADSAHYGAAAWDAKLLYVGCTRALHELWLLRGGELPPYVQLNAEESVSGWPELEGK; from the coding sequence TTGGAAGACAACTTTCAAAGTGCCTATCAAGAGGAAGAAGACAGGCTGAACCACGTGCTGACAGAGATTGACTCCACCCTTGAGCGCCTGCGCTCAACACCGGTGTACACAGGACACGATTATACCGAGCAGGTGCTGGAGGACTCCAGGGAACAGAAGCGCAAAGATCTTGCCAAGCTTAGGCAGGAGCCTTATTTCGGACGGCTTGATTTTCAGGGCAATGACGAGCAAGACCGCAAGGCACTGTATATCGGCAAAATCGGCGTAGACCGCGAGCAGGTAAGCGACCGTCCGCTTGTTATTGACTGGCGGGCCCCGGTGGCAAGCCTGTTTTATTCTTTTACCGGAGGAACGGAAGCCGCCTCGTATGAAGCGCCGGAGGGGCTGATCGAAGGGCTGGTCTATCTCAAGCGCAACGTGGTGATCCGGAAGCAAATTCTGGAGCGGGTGGCGGATACGTATAACCGTGACAGCGACGCACCGGCGGTATCGGATGAATTCCTGGTCTACCGGCTGGGGGAGAACAAGGATAACCGGCTGCGGGACATCGTGTCCACGATTCAGGAGGAGCAGGACAAGATTATCCGGGCGGCCAAGAACACGGCGCTGATCATCCAGGGGGTGGCGGGAAGCGGCAAGACCACCGTTGCGCTGCACCGGCTGGCGTTCTTATTGTATCAATACAAGGAGCAGGTCTCGGCGGAGAAAATGATTATTTTCGCCCCGAACCGCATGTTCCTGGACTATATTTCGGATGTGCTGCCGGAGCTGGGCGTCGGCAATATTGCCCAGAGCACGTTCCCGGACTGGGCGGCAGAGGTGCTGGGTGTGGATTTGCCGGAGCAGGATGCTTCGGAGGTCATGAGCCGCTGGTTCGAGACGGCGGGAGCGATGCCGGTCATCTCGGAGGAGACCCCCGGGCGCTTCAAAGGCTCAACGGTGCTGATGAGCGTCATTGAATCCAGCGTCAAGCTGCTGGAGACCAGCGCTGTGCCGGAGGGCGATTTCAGCCCTTGGGACGGGGCGGTGCTGAGCCGCCAGGTGATTCTGCGCTGGCACAATGAGGAATACGCACCGTATCCTCCGGCGAAGCGCAAGGAGCGGGTGATGGCAAGGCTTCACCGCTGGATCGAGATGGAGCTGAAGAAGAGCCCTTCAGCGGCTGCGCTGAAGGAGCGCAAGAAGAAGGGCGCGGCCCGCGAGAAGGCCTACAGCGCCAAGTGGCCGAAATACGAGCCGCTCGCCGTCTACAAGCAGATCTTCCGGGCGGCGAAAGCGCCGGAAGACTGGCCGGCGGCAGCACCGGAGGAGATTCCGCCATCCGTGCTGAAGGAGACCGTCAAGGAGCTGAAGAAGGGAATTCTGCGTGAAGAGGATCTTCCTCCGCTGCTGTATATCCATTATCTTCTGAACGGTAACGAAGGTACTGAGCGCTTTGACCATATCGTGATCGATGAAGCGCAGGATTTCTCCCCGTTCCAGATTGCCGTTCTGGATCTGTATGTGAAGGGGCATTCCTTCACCATTCTGGGTGACCTGTCGCAGGGCATTCACGCCTACAAGGGGGTGCATGCGTGGAGAGAGATGCAGACGCTGTTCGCCGAAGAACACACTGCATACCATGCACTTACCCGAAGCTACCGCTCAACGATGGAGATTATTGAGTTCGCTAACGGCATTCTGTCCACGGGCGTCGGAAGCGAGCTGCTGGCCGTTCCGGTCTTCCGCAGCGGGAATCCGGTGCGGCTGATCTCCTATGAGGAGGATGTGCTGCCGGGAATGGCTGCGTCTGCACCGGCGGACCAGCGGCTCAGCGCGGTCAAGAGCGCGCTGGCGCAGCTCTCCGGGCGTGAATACCGCACAGTGGCGGTATTGACCCGCAGCCTGCGTGAAGCCTCTGTGCTGTACGCTGAGCTGGACGGGCAGTTCGAGGATCTTCATCTGATTGACGGCAGCATCACGGAATATCGCGGCGGCTTGTCGATTCTGCCCGTCTACTTGTCCAAGGGACTGGAGTTCGATGCCGTCATTCTGGCAGACGCCGACAGCGCCCATTATGGAGCGGCGGCCTGGGATGCGAAGCTGCTGTATGTGGGCTGCACACGTGCCCTGCATGAGCTATGGCTGCTGCGGGGCGGCGAATTGCCGCCTTACGTTCAACTGAACGCAGAGGAGAGCGTCTCCGGCTGGCCGGAGCTAGAAGGGAAGTAA